A segment of the Aureliella helgolandensis genome:
AAATGATCACGGCTGCACAGAAACTCTCTGGAGAGCTTAGCACTGCTGAAAACATGCTCGCTTCCCTTGATCAATTCTTAAAGCAGTAGGCAGTAGTGGGAAGAAAAAACGCTCCGGCTCGCTGCCGATGGCGCGGAGCTTTCCATTCACGACTATCCCTTTGTTGCAGTTTGGGTGTGGCGGGTATAGCGTCCGGCAACGGTAGTGATAAGCGGTCTGATACACCGACCGCAATCGCTAGCAAAGGAACCGTAAGCTAATTGACAGCGACTCGGTCTGTACCGGGCTTTCGTTCGCACATAGTGACGAACCGTCATTCACTGAAAGCCCATGTCACGCCCACCTTACGCAATTTGGGAACCAAAGGTCCGGCCTTCGTTGGAGGGCCACGGATGTCGTCGAGGTGATCCTCTAGGCGCGGAGGTCTCCCACATCTGAGGCGGCAAGACCTGAGGTTCTGGTCCACAACCAGAACGTCATAGACTCGACTCCGACGCTCAAGTGTCGTGGGTTCCTACGCATCACGGTCCGACGAAACGAACACAGCTCCTATGCGAAGCACGTTGCCCCAACCAGTGTGGCTGTGATCAGTCCTTCAGTTTGCGCAGCGAAGCCAATCCACCGACCAAGAACACCGTGGGAAGAATAGTCGCGCAATGGTCGTGGGAATGTCTCAGATGCTGCGTTCGCCAATACTGACAGCCGCAATCGCTGAGACGACGAACAAAACTAGGCGGCCGGGGGGCGCGGAAGCCTTGGGTTTGCTGGCTCTCACTCCATTCGGAGGTGGTGGGGCCCAAGTGCCACGCATCCGCCAGCGTCTAATCGACCGGGCCGGGGAATCGTCTGAGAGCGATGGCAGGTTCAACTCCAAGCACGGCGAAGACAGCCATCGCATTGCCGACACCCGCACGAGCCCGGTGTCGGCCCTATCGTTGAAAAAGCGGGCAAGAAAACTCTGAATCTGGCGGGATTGGAACAACAAGTGCAGCGAGTTGAGTAGGGCTCAGTTTGCGTGTATCCTCGACTGGGCATTGCCTATAACGAGACATTGTCTTAGGAGATTTCGCCATGATTCGATCCGTCGGACTTACATCTATATTGCTATTTACCGCACTCTCGGCGGTGGCCTATGGGCAACAAACCACCTCACCGCGGGATTCGAACGCAGCAGTTGGCTCTGGAGCAACTGGGTTCTACCAGTCGCAGGTTTACTCGGGAATGAGCGGTACCGGCCAAGCAGGCGTCTCGCAAGGTATTCCGTACTACGTAGAGCCCTCGAGGTTCTACTACAACCGGCCCGCCAATTCCGGCTTGCGTTTCGGGCGTCGAAACTATTACGGCTACTACCCGCTGTGGAATGGGCGACCCGCCTATCGCTATGGACCTTACATTTACTATCCCCAGGTACGCTATCTGGCCCCAGGCGTCACAGAGCACGTTGGCCCATTCATTCCGGTTCGCTAAACCAGCCGTATGCCTGGCCGAAAACCGCAGTGACCGTGAGGCAGCTGAGGCAACCGCGCAGCCAAGGGAGCCGATCAGCCGGGGCAGTTGGTCAGTAGAGTAGCTGGCCCGGCCAGAGGCCGATACAACCATTGCCGCTGGCGTCAGCCACCTGTTAGCTGACCTATGCGCCGCCAAGCCCGGATGGCGACACAAAACAGTAGTCACGCGTTTCGTGCTAAATGTCGAACCGTCATTCACTGAAAGCCCATGTCACGCCCACATGAGCGCGCAAGTGTAATCACTTTTATTGTCAGATTGACCGCTAAACCGCATGGCGGGCTCTAGTTGAACTTAGGTCGGGTTGTCCAGTTGAACGCAGTTCGACCGTGCAAGAACTGGTATCGGTCGATGAAGCCGGCGCACTTCGAGTTTGTTCGTCCCAGGCGGCTGTGGAGGCCTTCCATTGGAGCATCAGGTGCTAGTTCCAATGCTCCAAACACTATCCGAGTGCCGAGGGCTCAATGGGTATCGTCAGAGTGGCTACATGTCCGCTGAGCAAAACCCGCGAGAAACAAAAGACGGAATTTAGGAGCCGACCTATTGTTTTACATCACCATATGACCCACAATTTCTACCACCGAAATGACTATTTTCTCGCCAGGGTTTGCCTGTGCCTCTTCCTCTCCGCCTGACATTGGCCATCAGCCGTCATTCACCCGCTCATATCATCAGCTTTACTCCAACGAAGGTTTTACAATGTTCCGAAATATACTCGCGGTGTATGTTGTCGTTGTCAGCCTGTCCACTTCAGCGTCCGCGGGGGTCATGTCGGCAGACCATGCTACTTTCGGCATCGCCTCCCTAACACGCGATACGGTACAGGGATTGGATTTTCTCGATTTGACTCTCTCAGTTAACCGCTCATTTAATAATGTTTCAAGCCAGTTTGGAACGGGCGGTGATTTCGAGGGGTTTCGGTATGCGACTGAAGTTGAAGTGATTAATCTCATTAATAATTATGGATTTACTCCGGGTGCTGTCGTGGGGCAGAACATAACTGGCTGGGCGTTGTCCGGTGGTTTGGGTGGTTTGACGAACCTTTTGGGTGTCACAAATCTGGATGGACTACCTGAACTTAAGCAAACCATTGGGATTACGGGCACCTCTGTTCATATTTCCTCCCATAAGTATGTTGAATTGGTCTTCTACTCGGGCCTTATTTCCACGGTATATAATGAACCCGCACTGTATCGCCCCGATGGTTATTTCAGTCCAAATTACGGATCATTCTTAGTACAATCGTCATCTGTTGTGCCGGAGCCCGGGAGCATCACCACGTTCGCAGGCTTGCTTGGAATTGGATTGATTGTACGTCGAAGAAGGCAACGTCTTTCAGACCGCTAACAACCCAAACCATCCAACGTCGCACGTAATCACCAATGCACCGCGCCGATGCACCTTGCTCATAAAGCCGGTTCACACGTTCGACAAACCGCTCAATTGTTGGCGGGGCGACACCTATTAGCCCCGCCGCATTCATTGGTAACCCAGAAACGCGAACTCGCGTTCTGTTTGACCAATGAATGTTTGTCAGGATGCTGCTCAACATCGAGCTCAGCCAGTGTCCGATTAACCAAGGCAATGGCCTTTCGTAGCTTCCACCGCGACGGTGCCAACACGACCCAGTCGTCCATGAAGCGAACGTAGAACACCGCCATCGCTTCCATCCGCTTGTCGAGCACGTCGAGGAACAAAGCTCCCATCAGTGGCGAGAGTGGGCAGCCCAGCGAAATGCCTTTGTCGATGTCTTCGTAGAGTCCGTCGTCGTAAACAGACCTGCGCATATACAGCCACAGTAAATCGAGTAACCTTGCGTCATCGAGGTGTTCTGCCAACTGTGCGTACAAAATGTCATGTTTGATATTGGCGTAGTAGCTCTTCACATCAGTGCGAAAGATAAATTGATTTTTCGGCAGACTTGCGACGATCTCGCGTATCGCCGCCTTCGCTCCTCCGTTTCCGGCCAAATGAAAGCAACGTGATGACAGGCTAGGCGCCAATTGACGGGTCAGCACAATCGCGATCGCCTTGAGTACCAGCGAGTCGACCGCCGACCAGATTTCCAAGTCGTCATTCGTTCGGTGGATTCGCCTCAGCGGAGAGAAGCGGTATTGCCCGGCAATAAGCTCGCACTGAAGCCTGGATTTGATTTCTACCCAGCGAAAGCGAACTTCCCACACTTCGTCATTGTGCGAATAGTTCTTACGTCGTCTGCACAGCCAGGCGTAGGCTTCTTCCAACACTACGTCCGACGCGATTTCTTCCATCAAGCAATTGGACATAGCACTATTCTACATTGTCGAAACGCTCTCTGGTTTGTCCCGAAAAAGAAAAAAACGTACCGTGCCTGATTACAAATAACTGGCGTCGGCGTGAAACTCAGACGCGGATTGGCGACTTCCCCAAGTCGCTGAAGTTGCATCGACCATGCATGTCGCGAGTGACGGAGCATGTATCGCTGCTGTCATTCTGACTGCGTGCGCGGGCGTTTGGTTCTAGATCCGACTGCGGTGGCTATTGGTGACTCAGGACGAACCGTCCGATGCTCTCAACCCTGCAAACCAATGGCACGTCCGCCTGGGGGGCAAACCGCTACCTGGGAGCATTGGGAATAACTGGGAAAGTCCTGTTTTCGAATTGATGACGCAACTGCTGCGGTCTGCTACCTCGCTTGTAGATTTGGCGGAGTCTTCGAGACCGCGGCTCGTCCCATCTTCGGCAAGATCGAACGGAGTTCAATATTTCGTTGTTTTCTTGAGACCCGCGGGAGAAAGGCTTACGGGATATAACTAAGGCCTCTTTTTCGTTCTTGCAAGCAGCAGCAAACTATGGACTCGAGCGACCAAAATAGCTGTGACGATTCCGATTCCGCGTTACTAAGGCGGTACCTAGGTGGCGACCATGGTGCGCTTGCAAGTCTGTGCGTTCGCTATGCTCAGCCGCTTAATAGAATCGTTAGTTCGTACCTAGACCCACTCGTTGCTAGGCGGGTTAGCGAATCGGATCTGGTACAGGAAACCTGGATGGTCGCGGTCAAGAAGCTTAAAAATAAGCCGGAAACACCGGAGATCGCACTCTTTCCTTGGTTGGATTGCACGTTAGCGTGTTATCGACGCGCACCGGATGCATCGTGGAGCTGAGAAGCGAAACGTATACCAGAACTTTTCGATATCAAACGTTGCGTTAAGCAAAATATCGCTATCTCCTAAATTGGGATTCACCCGAATATGACTGTTTTCTTTGGAAAGTTGAATTCTCTTTGCAGACCTAATATCACGATTCACAAGTCGCCACATCGCAGTCCGCTTCGTGCTCGGGTAAATCGTTTTGAACATCTCGAAGCACGAGAATTGTTAACCACTTTATATCCAGCGACCGGTGCATACTACAGCAGTGGTAGCTATCTCAATCACCACGTAACCGTAATGGGGAAAGATGTCCAATCGGGGCACAATGGAATATCGGGAGTTGTAGAAGTCTATGTTGGAAATAACAAAAGTGCTGCTGTTGAGTCCGTCAAACTCAATCTCAAGGCTGTAGCACCCGGCACGGACAATTCAGTCAACCTATATGGTTACGCGGCCGATGGTTCAATCACAGTCGATGACCTCCATCGGGCAGCCGAACTTGTCCGTTCTTTCACGGTTAGCGACGGAGGTGTCTACGAAATTGATGTAACTGGGTTCACCAAGCAAGTGCTTCAAGAGGGAAGCCAATATCTTGGGTTTCGATTTGAAGCTGGAACTGATTCGACTTGGATAGGATTCGGTACTAGTGCACTTAGGCATAAGTCGCCGACCTTTGATTTGGTAATCGAAGAACCAGACCTTGAGGCGGAATCACTTGGTTGGCAAGAGTTTGCTGGCGAGCCGAGTGACTCAGGGTGGAAACAGCACGACTTTCCGATTGAATACAGACTTAACGTCGACCAGCAATATGACACGGGTGCTGCAATTGATTTCTATTGGGCGTCATCTACTACGGAAGACGCTATTCTTGGGGAGGCAATCCACAGCGTGCCGATCGAATCGCATGGCGATGCCAAACATCAAGGGATTATCGCTAGAGAAGTCATTGGCCGTTGGGGAGCACCGCCTGCGGATGCAACTCACCTTCTGATGGTTATAGACCCAGGAGAGAACGCCGATGCCGACCCAAACAACAATGTTGCTGCAATGGAAATTGCGACTGACATCGTGTTCGAGGGTATGGATTGGCTCAGCTTTGGCGGCGTGAGCGGAGGATATTCGGTGCGCGGATTTGTAGTGAATGAAACGTCCATCGACCTGGGATTCTACTGGAGCACGGACGGGAATTGGGATGAAAATGTAGATCCAGCTGCAAATAGAATCGTCGAAAGGCCTGCTACCCTTGGTAACCATCTATTCGAAGTAGAGAATACCTCGTTCCTTGCAGTTCTGGACCATCCTTATCTGATCGCCTTGGTGGATGCACCAGCACCACTAGAACGGATTTGGGAATCAGATGAGACCAACAACGACTTTGCACTTTATGCGCCTGATGCGGTAGACATTGATGTCGTGGTGAAGCCGTCAACTGAACAAGCGTTAAAAGGCGAAACAATAACCTTCGAAACGACCATCACGAATCGTAGCCCCTTTGCAGTCGACCTGAAATTAAGAAGTGTTCCAACATTCTCCGGCCGCAATTCTGCGCCTGCAATTGATCCTACGGTTAGACACGAAACACTCGCGACGTCTCGCACGTATTCGTTCGTTGAATCGGTTGAACCAAAGTGGGACTGGATTCCCCCCGATTTTCCGCTGAAGGAAACGGGGAGAGTTGATTTTTGGGAAAATACGATCAAGGCGACCCTCGCTGACGCTTTGTCGACAATCGGGATTGTGGGGACGGCTGCTTCCGCAGCGATTACGACAGGGGAATTAGCAGCTGCCTTCCAAATAACTGCTGGCTTACTCTACGAATACCAGGAAGCAGAGACGAGCGGCTCATTCAGCTTAATTGTTGAACCGCAACTATTTTCTGATGAAAGCAAGAATCCAGATTTGACGGAATTGAAAGAGTTTGTTGCGAGAGTGGACCAAGAAAAGATCACCGCCTTTGATCAATTTGTCATCGACTGGAAGAGCATGCAGTATCACCTGGCAACACTAAATCTAAGTTTAAGTGCTGCTAAACTACCAAGCAGTCTTATAGCTTTAGAAATGCAGCGTCTTGTTAGTCGTCTGGGCATCCTAGATGATGCCTGGGAGCGAGCACTGGACCCTCCAGACGCTCAATTTCGAGAATTTTCGCTGGCAGCTGTACAGATACCAAATATTGTCTCTAACTTGGAAAGCTCACCGCTGAAAAAACAACAGGTATTGGATTACGCTGCGGACAGTTTGAATGAAGCTCTCAATGCTTCGATCGACAAAAAAGACGGAGCTATTGTTGGAAGCAGTTTGCAGTGGAGGATGGAACAGATGCAGGCGGCATCCAATCAGGCACATCGTAAGTTTCTGTTGAAAGCAAAATCAATCGCGTTGTCGACTGTGCTCGAACCGTATCTGAACACATTACTGCCACAAGATCAAGCATCAGCTGCCCGATTCCGGGAACAAGGATTGGCGCCGGAGCTTCAACAGACGCTTCAAGATGCAGGTTGGTCTGAGGAAGTGATTGCGGCTATTGACCAGGATTTCAAAACAACCGCGATTGGCGATATCCAATCGCTATCTTCAGAGCTGCATGTTGCATCTGCGTATTCACTAGGCTTTTCTGCGGCCTTTGACTCGATGACTCTCTTGAAAGAATCCATATTCATTCAAACTGAGCTTGAGCAAGAAACGCGAGGCTTGTCGGCGGCAGAACAATCTGAACTGAAATACCTGAAAGACCGCCTGGCCGAACTGGCCGGCAGTCCATCCGCGCCTGTATCAACACCGACTGATGGAGTTTTCGAACGAGCGACTGAATTGGCTGCGGCCTCGCGGCGGATCGCGTTAGAAACAGGAAACTATTCCGCCGTTTCCCCGTACTTAGATACCGCATACAGTGCGATGATTAGCGGTTCAGTCTATTTTGCAAGCCTGTCTGATCTTAGCGAGACGATTCAGGCATTTGTATCGGATGGAAATATTGCCGCGAATTATGCGGTTGAACTTCACGGCTTAGTTGATAACGCTCAGTCCGCCATAGCCGGCGGTGAATGGACACAGGTAGAGACGCGAGTAAATGCAATCCGTCAGTCACTGGTCGGTGCAGTGCCAACGGACATGGACGCGGAATCCAAGCGAACACTGATCAACTACCTTGAGTATATTGCCGAAACGCTGGCCCACTCAACAGAGATCCGAGGACCTGAAATTCAGAGTGCCATCCAAAGCGTCGAAGTTGGAAGGTTGGAAAAGATCGTGCTTCAGGAACCGTGGACCATCCTCGAAGCTCAATTGGGGAACCTGGGCGGAGGATTGCTCCGAGTTTCAGTAGACGCTGACGCAGGCCAAATTTCTATCGGCGAAACTGACGATCTTACAATCAACGAGAATTCCGAGATTCTGATTGACGGTCTCAGCGTGGCAAGTTTCCGGCCAGCCGCTGCAGGGCAACTTTTGCTTGCACTGCACGTGAGCGCAACAACCGAGCGTGTGGCGACAATCCTGGAAGCATTGACCTTGACGAGCGCAGCGCGGCACAGCGGAACCCCCAAAACGCTCAAGGTAGAAATAGCAGATGCGGCAGCCGGGAGCGGAGAATTCGAATTGCAAATTGTTGAAACCATAAAGTTCCCCAAATGGAATGCCCCCCAGCCATTGGATACCAATGATGATGGAACCGTCTCCCCTTTGGACGCTCTCATCATCATTAATCTTCTGAATTCCGGGCAAGCCCCCTCTGTCATCAGCTCGGAGTTTGAAGCTCCCTTTATTGACTCGAGTAGAGACAACTTTGTTTCGCCCATTGATGTGCTCTTGATTATTAACCACCTCAACGGACAAGCAGGTGGCGAAGGTGAACGCATCAGCGATCTTGAAACGAATGGCCAAGCAGTCTCTCCTGGACTCGCTACTCCCGACATCGGGCTATCGACACGCGAGAGGGCGTTACAGAGTTATGGTTTTTCCGCACTGCAACCAAAACTGCATGGTGCCAATGCTAGGAACCTAGGTAGCTTCGCCGACAGTGTCCTTCGAAATACATACGCCCGTACACCAATCGAACCCCTCCCTCCAAGTGAGTCAGGGAGTTCCAGGATATCTCTTGCCCGGAGAAATGCTCACGTAGCAAGTCGCGTTCAGATTGTGGAGTCACTGAGCTGCGTTGATGATCTCGTGAGTTCTGATTGGTTAAAGGGCTGGTTCAAGGATTTGTCGCTCCAGAGCATAAGCAATTTGGGTTCTGATAACACTTTGAAGCCCGCTTGAGAACTGTTAAATTCGTTTGAGTCGTTGGTTCGCGCAAGGCGCCTCAGAGATAGTCCAATGGAACAGCAGAAATGAGAATCCGGCCATTCAAGACTTTGCTGCAACATTTGAGCTCCTCTAGGATCGCCGGTTGCTGTCTTCAAGTCAGAATTCGTATCAACCGCTGGACGTGAACTTGGATCTCGTCGTTTCTCCGACTGAC
Coding sequences within it:
- a CDS encoding reverse transcriptase domain-containing protein → MSNCLMEEIASDVVLEEAYAWLCRRRKNYSHNDEVWEVRFRWVEIKSRLQCELIAGQYRFSPLRRIHRTNDDLEIWSAVDSLVLKAIAIVLTRQLAPSLSSRCFHLAGNGGAKAAIREIVASLPKNQFIFRTDVKSYYANIKHDILYAQLAEHLDDARLLDLLWLYMRRSVYDDGLYEDIDKGISLGCPLSPLMGALFLDVLDKRMEAMAVFYVRFMDDWVVLAPSRWKLRKAIALVNRTLAELDVEQHPDKHSLVKQNASSRFWVTNECGGANRCRPANN
- a CDS encoding dockerin type I domain-containing protein, with the protein product MTVFFGKLNSLCRPNITIHKSPHRSPLRARVNRFEHLEARELLTTLYPATGAYYSSGSYLNHHVTVMGKDVQSGHNGISGVVEVYVGNNKSAAVESVKLNLKAVAPGTDNSVNLYGYAADGSITVDDLHRAAELVRSFTVSDGGVYEIDVTGFTKQVLQEGSQYLGFRFEAGTDSTWIGFGTSALRHKSPTFDLVIEEPDLEAESLGWQEFAGEPSDSGWKQHDFPIEYRLNVDQQYDTGAAIDFYWASSTTEDAILGEAIHSVPIESHGDAKHQGIIAREVIGRWGAPPADATHLLMVIDPGENADADPNNNVAAMEIATDIVFEGMDWLSFGGVSGGYSVRGFVVNETSIDLGFYWSTDGNWDENVDPAANRIVERPATLGNHLFEVENTSFLAVLDHPYLIALVDAPAPLERIWESDETNNDFALYAPDAVDIDVVVKPSTEQALKGETITFETTITNRSPFAVDLKLRSVPTFSGRNSAPAIDPTVRHETLATSRTYSFVESVEPKWDWIPPDFPLKETGRVDFWENTIKATLADALSTIGIVGTAASAAITTGELAAAFQITAGLLYEYQEAETSGSFSLIVEPQLFSDESKNPDLTELKEFVARVDQEKITAFDQFVIDWKSMQYHLATLNLSLSAAKLPSSLIALEMQRLVSRLGILDDAWERALDPPDAQFREFSLAAVQIPNIVSNLESSPLKKQQVLDYAADSLNEALNASIDKKDGAIVGSSLQWRMEQMQAASNQAHRKFLLKAKSIALSTVLEPYLNTLLPQDQASAARFREQGLAPELQQTLQDAGWSEEVIAAIDQDFKTTAIGDIQSLSSELHVASAYSLGFSAAFDSMTLLKESIFIQTELEQETRGLSAAEQSELKYLKDRLAELAGSPSAPVSTPTDGVFERATELAAASRRIALETGNYSAVSPYLDTAYSAMISGSVYFASLSDLSETIQAFVSDGNIAANYAVELHGLVDNAQSAIAGGEWTQVETRVNAIRQSLVGAVPTDMDAESKRTLINYLEYIAETLAHSTEIRGPEIQSAIQSVEVGRLEKIVLQEPWTILEAQLGNLGGGLLRVSVDADAGQISIGETDDLTINENSEILIDGLSVASFRPAAAGQLLLALHVSATTERVATILEALTLTSAARHSGTPKTLKVEIADAAAGSGEFELQIVETIKFPKWNAPQPLDTNDDGTVSPLDALIIINLLNSGQAPSVISSEFEAPFIDSSRDNFVSPIDVLLIINHLNGQAGGEGERISDLETNGQAVSPGLATPDIGLSTRERALQSYGFSALQPKLHGANARNLGSFADSVLRNTYARTPIEPLPPSESGSSRISLARRNAHVASRVQIVESLSCVDDLVSSDWLKGWFKDLSLQSISNLGSDNTLKPA